Proteins from a genomic interval of Mesobacillus sp. S13:
- a CDS encoding MFS transporter: MKKTEEISEKKLLGIAGLGWMFDAMDVGILSFIIAALQVDWNLTGKEMGWIGSVNSIGMAVGAFVFGLLADRIGRKNVFIITLLLFSVGSGISAMATTLSFFLLLRFFIGMGLGGELPVASTLVSESVPAEKRGRVVVLLESFWAAGWLVAALISYFVIPKFGWQMALILSALPALYALYLRINLPDSPRYLAVAKKDRLTMKESIAEVWSREHFKRTAMLWILWFSVVFSYYGMFLWLPSVMVMKGFTLIKSFQYVLIMTLAQLPGYFTAAWLIERAGRKFVLVVYLIGTALSAFFFGTADTLALLITAGILLSFFNLGAWGALYAYTPEQYPTTIRGSGAGMAASFGRIGGIIGPLMVPYLAAQNLSITTIFTIFCIAILVGAAAVFFWGTETKQKELA; encoded by the coding sequence ATGAAAAAAACGGAGGAAATCTCAGAAAAGAAGCTGCTCGGGATTGCAGGTCTGGGTTGGATGTTCGATGCGATGGACGTGGGGATCCTGTCCTTTATCATCGCTGCATTGCAGGTAGACTGGAATTTGACGGGCAAGGAAATGGGCTGGATTGGCAGCGTGAATTCAATTGGAATGGCTGTCGGAGCCTTTGTTTTTGGTTTGCTGGCTGACCGGATTGGCCGAAAAAACGTTTTTATTATTACATTATTGCTGTTCTCTGTCGGTAGCGGGATTTCCGCGATGGCAACGACTTTGTCCTTCTTTTTATTGCTAAGATTTTTTATAGGCATGGGGCTTGGCGGAGAGCTGCCAGTCGCATCTACACTTGTTTCGGAGAGTGTGCCTGCTGAAAAACGGGGGCGTGTCGTTGTCCTGCTCGAAAGCTTTTGGGCTGCAGGCTGGCTAGTTGCTGCATTGATCTCCTATTTCGTCATTCCGAAATTCGGCTGGCAAATGGCCCTGATCCTAAGTGCGCTGCCAGCACTGTATGCCCTGTACCTTCGTATCAATCTTCCTGACTCACCAAGGTACCTGGCAGTCGCCAAAAAGGATAGGCTGACGATGAAAGAGAGCATCGCGGAGGTCTGGTCAAGAGAACACTTCAAGAGAACGGCTATGCTATGGATCTTATGGTTCAGTGTGGTTTTCTCTTATTATGGAATGTTCCTCTGGCTGCCGAGCGTGATGGTCATGAAGGGCTTCACATTGATCAAAAGCTTCCAGTATGTATTGATCATGACCCTTGCCCAACTACCGGGATATTTTACAGCCGCGTGGTTGATAGAAAGAGCCGGCAGGAAATTCGTGCTGGTTGTCTATTTGATCGGAACAGCATTAAGTGCCTTTTTCTTCGGCACGGCAGACACGCTTGCACTGCTGATTACGGCAGGAATCCTGCTGTCATTCTTCAACCTGGGTGCATGGGGCGCGCTGTATGCTTATACACCAGAACAATATCCAACAACGATCCGTGGCTCAGGAGCGGGGATGGCTGCATCCTTTGGCCGTATCGGTGGGATCATCGGACCGCTGATGGTTCCATATCTAGCAGCACAGAATCTATCCATCACGACGATATTCACGATTTTCTGCATCGCCATTTTGGTTGGTGCAGCGGCTGTATTCTTCTGGGGCACGGAAACGAAGCAGAAGGAGCTTGCGTAA
- a CDS encoding glycoside hydrolase family 65 protein, which translates to MKRLFGIDSWKIVETDLHKEDFRLAESIMSLGNGHMGMRGNFEETYTGDFHRGSYIAGVWFPDKTRVGWWKNGYPHYFGKVINSTNFIGIKVIVDGVELDLHSAEVSDYYRELDMQHGVLTRRFTVVQNGKETEVEAVRFLSVADKELAAIKYSVTAKNYNGKLTFVPYLDGDVRNEDSNYDEDFWYEVSRDASEYNGNLVMKTKDNPFGTPTFQVATTMQSVVKGSVAKVEVNEKEEYVENVIEVKAEQGQTVTLYKFVAVTTDRDYEADELVSKGREVLARSVEKGFEQLLEEHRNGWLSRWEIADVEIAGDDEAQQGIRFNLFQLFSTYYGEDSRLNIGPKGFTGEKYGGATYWDTEAYAIPLYLSTAESEVARNLLIYRHNQLDGAYHNAKQQGLKGALYPMVTFTGVECHNEWEITFEEIHRNGAIAYAIYNYVNYTGDKDYLHEYGIDVLAGISRFWADRVHYNKSKNVYMMHGVTGPNEYENNVNNNWYTNRIAVWTLRYTLEVIEFLKQNGHENRLSGLEFSDAELSKWQDIIEKMYFPYDEEKGVFVQHDTFLDKDLMTVDELSAEDRPINQKWSWDKILRSCFIKQADVLQGLYFFNHEFTEEEKRRNFEFYEPMTVHESSLSPSIHAVLAAELGMEEKAYEMYNRTARLDLDNYNNDTEDGLHITSMTGAWLGIVQGFAGMRTAEGTLSFAPFIPKAWNQYSFNIIYRDHYIKVEVNQENVVLTQQGPELAMKLYGEDVTIPAESELSVKLK; encoded by the coding sequence ATGAAAAGATTATTTGGAATTGATAGCTGGAAGATCGTTGAAACGGACTTGCATAAAGAAGATTTCCGGCTTGCGGAAAGCATCATGAGCCTGGGAAATGGCCATATGGGCATGCGCGGGAACTTTGAAGAAACATATACGGGAGACTTTCATCGTGGTTCATATATTGCAGGCGTCTGGTTTCCGGACAAAACGCGTGTAGGCTGGTGGAAAAATGGCTATCCACACTATTTTGGCAAGGTCATTAACTCAACAAATTTTATCGGCATTAAGGTAATTGTTGATGGAGTGGAACTGGATCTTCACAGCGCAGAAGTAAGCGATTACTACCGTGAGCTTGATATGCAGCACGGTGTCTTGACACGCCGTTTTACAGTCGTTCAGAACGGCAAGGAAACAGAAGTGGAAGCTGTAAGATTCCTTTCTGTTGCTGACAAAGAACTGGCTGCGATCAAGTATTCAGTGACTGCCAAGAATTATAATGGAAAACTTACCTTTGTTCCTTATCTAGACGGAGATGTGCGTAACGAAGACTCTAACTATGACGAGGACTTCTGGTATGAAGTGAGCAGAGATGCTTCAGAATACAATGGCAATCTTGTCATGAAGACGAAGGACAATCCATTCGGGACCCCGACTTTCCAGGTGGCGACAACTATGCAAAGTGTTGTCAAAGGCAGTGTCGCTAAAGTCGAAGTCAATGAAAAAGAAGAATATGTGGAAAATGTCATTGAAGTGAAGGCTGAGCAGGGACAAACTGTCACTCTTTACAAGTTTGTTGCTGTGACAACAGATCGTGACTATGAAGCCGACGAACTGGTTTCTAAAGGACGCGAAGTGCTGGCACGTTCCGTTGAAAAAGGCTTTGAACAATTATTGGAAGAGCATAGAAATGGCTGGTTGAGCCGCTGGGAAATCGCTGATGTCGAGATTGCCGGCGATGATGAAGCACAGCAGGGCATCCGTTTCAATCTGTTCCAGCTTTTCTCCACCTATTATGGTGAAGACTCACGCTTGAACATCGGACCTAAAGGTTTTACAGGTGAAAAGTACGGCGGTGCAACATATTGGGATACAGAAGCTTATGCAATCCCGCTATATCTTTCTACTGCAGAATCCGAGGTTGCCCGCAACCTGCTGATCTATCGCCATAACCAGCTGGATGGCGCCTACCATAACGCAAAGCAGCAAGGACTAAAGGGTGCGCTTTACCCAATGGTTACTTTTACAGGCGTCGAGTGCCACAATGAATGGGAAATCACGTTTGAGGAAATCCACCGAAATGGTGCGATTGCCTACGCAATCTATAACTATGTTAATTATACTGGAGATAAAGATTACCTCCATGAATATGGAATCGATGTGCTCGCAGGCATCTCCCGTTTCTGGGCAGATCGCGTACACTACAACAAGTCCAAGAACGTTTACATGATGCATGGGGTAACAGGACCGAATGAATACGAAAACAATGTCAACAACAACTGGTACACAAACCGTATCGCTGTCTGGACATTGCGCTACACGCTTGAAGTCATCGAGTTCCTTAAGCAGAATGGCCATGAGAACCGTCTTTCTGGACTGGAGTTCTCTGATGCCGAGCTTTCAAAATGGCAGGATATCATCGAGAAAATGTACTTCCCGTATGATGAAGAAAAAGGTGTCTTCGTCCAGCATGATACATTCCTTGATAAAGACTTGATGACGGTGGATGAGCTTTCAGCTGAAGACCGCCCGATCAACCAGAAATGGTCATGGGATAAAATCCTGCGCAGCTGCTTCATCAAGCAGGCAGATGTTCTTCAGGGTCTATACTTCTTCAACCATGAGTTCACAGAGGAAGAGAAGCGCCGCAACTTTGAATTCTATGAGCCAATGACCGTCCATGAGTCATCATTGTCTCCAAGTATCCACGCAGTTCTTGCTGCAGAGCTTGGCATGGAGGAGAAGGCATATGAAATGTACAACCGCACGGCGCGCCTTGACCTTGATAATTACAACAACGATACAGAAGACGGCCTGCACATCACAAGCATGACAGGTGCATGGCTGGGGATCGTACAAGGCTTCGCGGGCATGCGCACAGCCGAAGGCACATTGTCATTTGCGCCATTCATCCCGAAAGCATGGAACCAGTACAGCTTCAACATCATCTACCGCGACCACTATATCAAAGTAGAAGTGAACCAGGAAAACGTCGTCCTCACGCAGCAAGGACCAGAACTTGCTATGAAGCTTTATGGCGAAGACGTAACGATCCCTGCTGAAAGCGAGCTTTCTGTAAAATTGAAATAA
- a CDS encoding cbb3-type cytochrome c oxidase subunit I: MSIRFFKVAAVYFVIAIILGIIMGIVHDFTLTSVHAHLNLLGWVSMALFGTIYYLFPKAGNSKLASTHFWLHNIGVPVMQGGITLSMLVGGVIFTVFAIIGSLVIVFGGILFLLNVFKNVTAS, encoded by the coding sequence ATGAGCATACGATTTTTCAAAGTGGCTGCAGTCTATTTTGTCATTGCTATTATTTTGGGAATTATTATGGGTATCGTGCATGATTTCACTTTGACGTCGGTCCACGCACACTTGAACCTGCTTGGCTGGGTATCAATGGCCCTGTTCGGGACGATTTATTATCTTTTTCCGAAAGCCGGGAACAGCAAGCTTGCCAGCACTCATTTCTGGCTGCATAACATCGGGGTCCCTGTCATGCAGGGCGGGATCACTTTATCCATGCTGGTTGGGGGTGTCATTTTCACCGTCTTTGCCATCATTGGATCACTGGTCATCGTTTTTGGAGGCATTCTCTTTCTTTTGAATGTATTCAAAAATGTAACAGCATCATAA
- the ybaK gene encoding Cys-tRNA(Pro) deacylase, translating into MAKVKTNAMRILDTQKVPYEILTYASKDGKIDGVAVAGKIGRDASQVYKTLVAVGASKNLYVFVIPVEAELDLKKAAKEAGEKKVEMLPVKDIQKFTGYIRGGCSPIGMKKNYPTFLDESAQVLDTIIVSAGKIGFQVELTPDQLLNTSTGKYGQLTK; encoded by the coding sequence ATGGCTAAGGTTAAAACAAATGCAATGCGGATTCTCGACACGCAGAAGGTGCCGTATGAAATCCTTACTTATGCCTCAAAGGATGGCAAGATTGATGGCGTTGCCGTTGCAGGGAAAATTGGCCGGGATGCTTCACAGGTCTACAAGACACTGGTGGCAGTAGGGGCAAGCAAGAATTTATATGTCTTTGTGATTCCGGTCGAAGCCGAGCTCGATCTGAAAAAGGCAGCGAAGGAAGCAGGCGAAAAGAAAGTGGAAATGCTTCCGGTCAAGGATATCCAGAAATTCACCGGGTATATCCGCGGCGGCTGTTCACCTATCGGCATGAAAAAGAACTATCCGACTTTTTTGGATGAGAGCGCCCAGGTGCTCGATACCATCATCGTCAGTGCAGGGAAGATCGGCTTCCAAGTAGAATTGACACCGGACCAGCTTTTAAATACTTCAACAGGGAAATATGGTCAGTTGACGAAATAG
- the pgmB gene encoding beta-phosphoglucomutase, translated as MTRPLKAFIFDLDGVITDTAEYHFLAWKALAEDLGITFTREDNEELKGVSRMDSLEKILELGGRTGDFTAEEKEALAEKKNEHYLTLIQDITPADLLPAIKELIADIKAKGLKLGLASASKNAFTVMESLGMKSEFDIIVDAKTVENGKPHPEVFLRAAEMLGVEPEACIGVEDAAAGVQAINSAGMFAVAVGPKESFENADLVYGSTAELSFEKIVEVYNR; from the coding sequence ATGACTAGACCACTTAAAGCATTTATTTTCGACCTTGATGGGGTCATTACAGATACGGCGGAATATCACTTTCTTGCATGGAAGGCGCTGGCTGAGGATTTGGGCATTACATTTACTCGCGAAGATAACGAGGAACTGAAGGGCGTTTCCCGGATGGATTCCCTCGAGAAAATCCTTGAGCTTGGCGGCCGTACCGGTGATTTTACAGCTGAAGAAAAAGAAGCATTGGCGGAGAAGAAAAATGAGCACTACCTGACATTGATTCAGGATATCACTCCTGCTGACTTGCTGCCGGCCATCAAGGAATTGATTGCTGATATTAAGGCGAAAGGTCTTAAACTTGGCCTTGCGTCCGCGAGCAAGAACGCGTTCACGGTGATGGAGTCGCTTGGAATGAAATCCGAGTTCGATATCATCGTTGACGCAAAAACAGTCGAGAACGGCAAGCCGCATCCGGAAGTATTCCTGCGCGCCGCGGAAATGCTTGGTGTTGAGCCAGAAGCATGCATCGGAGTCGAGGATGCAGCGGCAGGCGTCCAGGCAATCAATTCAGCGGGAATGTTCGCTGTTGCGGTTGGTCCAAAGGAAAGCTTCGAGAATGCTGATCTCGTCTATGGCAGCACGGCTGAGCTTTCGTTTGAGAAAATTGTAGAAGTATATAATCGCTAA
- a CDS encoding UDP-glucose dehydrogenase family protein, producing the protein MEITVVGTGYVGLVTGVCFAEVGYNVTCFDIDERKITALSQGRCPIYEPGLENMLQRNLEEGRLHFTYDSKSACKNADFIFIAVGTPENEDGSANLEYLEGAVEQIGMNLVRDAVIIIKSTVPVGTNQRMYQKLRGILPDDIQVKVVSNPEFLREGSGILDTFHADRIIVGSDDHRVGRAVADLYKPFGRPILQTDIRSAELIKYASNAFLATKISFINEVANLCEHTDANIEDVAKGMGMDARIGGQFLKAGIGYGGSCFPKDTKALEKLTEEYDYDFKILRSVIEVNSRQKHQLFEKACKMFGNLQGKRVAVLGLAFKPHTDDIREAPAIELISRLLEERADISVYDPAATRNTGNLFGSRLYYAENIDTAIKGADIVFIMTEWPQITQYDLERFPLLMRDPVIFDGRNCYDLSEAESAGLTYISIGRKAVNVSRNLENSKFQGLACRERN; encoded by the coding sequence ATGGAAATCACAGTTGTCGGAACAGGCTATGTTGGCCTCGTCACCGGTGTTTGTTTTGCTGAAGTAGGCTATAATGTCACGTGTTTTGATATAGATGAACGTAAGATCACTGCCCTTTCGCAGGGGAGATGCCCAATTTATGAACCAGGTCTTGAGAATATGCTTCAAAGGAATCTAGAGGAGGGTCGGCTTCATTTTACATACGATTCAAAATCGGCCTGTAAGAATGCGGATTTTATCTTTATCGCAGTCGGCACGCCTGAAAATGAGGATGGGTCGGCGAACTTGGAGTATCTAGAGGGTGCCGTTGAGCAGATTGGCATGAACCTGGTTAGAGATGCAGTCATTATCATTAAAAGCACTGTGCCAGTAGGGACAAATCAGAGGATGTATCAGAAGCTGCGGGGAATACTTCCTGACGATATCCAGGTGAAGGTCGTTTCGAATCCTGAGTTTCTGCGCGAGGGTTCGGGAATTCTTGATACCTTCCATGCGGACCGGATCATTGTCGGCTCAGATGATCATAGGGTGGGCCGTGCGGTGGCTGATTTATATAAACCATTTGGACGGCCGATCCTTCAGACAGATATCCGCAGCGCGGAGCTCATCAAGTATGCGTCAAATGCCTTCCTGGCGACGAAAATCAGCTTCATCAATGAGGTGGCCAATTTGTGTGAGCACACAGATGCCAACATTGAAGATGTCGCAAAGGGAATGGGCATGGACGCCCGAATCGGAGGCCAGTTTTTAAAAGCGGGAATTGGCTATGGCGGCTCCTGCTTTCCAAAGGATACGAAGGCACTGGAAAAACTGACGGAAGAATATGATTATGACTTTAAGATCCTGCGCTCCGTCATCGAGGTGAACAGCAGACAGAAGCATCAGTTGTTTGAGAAAGCCTGTAAGATGTTCGGGAATCTTCAGGGGAAAAGGGTGGCTGTGCTGGGGCTGGCGTTCAAGCCGCATACGGATGACATCCGCGAGGCGCCGGCCATTGAGTTGATTTCCAGGCTGCTTGAAGAACGGGCAGACATTTCCGTCTATGATCCGGCTGCTACCCGCAATACCGGCAATCTTTTTGGAAGCCGGCTCTACTACGCTGAAAACATCGATACTGCCATCAAAGGAGCAGACATCGTCTTCATCATGACGGAGTGGCCTCAAATTACCCAATATGATTTAGAGCGTTTTCCGCTGCTCATGCGTGATCCGGTTATTTTTGACGGAAGGAATTGCTATGACTTGTCTGAAGCAGAGTCAGCAGGTTTAACTTATATTTCAATTGGCAGGAAGGCTGTTAATGTGAGTCGGAATCTGGAGAACTCGAAATTTCAGGGCTTAGCCTGCAGAGAACGTAATTGA
- a CDS encoding NAD(P)/FAD-dependent oxidoreductase, translating into MYDCLIVGGGIAGLQAAIQLGRYDHDVMVLDAGDGRSAICQSYHNILGYPDGVSGPYLREIGRKQAAQYGVEFVIGKAESAQKNEDGFEVKAESGDSYKAKTLLLATGVMDRIPPFPELMPTLGISVYICPDCDGHEVKDKSTIVMGSGNPGANMALTLSYFTDKLTYVNHENKEVDKEIRDKLKEKGIKYVEGPIEKVLADGPDFRGVTLENGEELTSERGFMAFGGNEVKSQLAQQLGVDLHKNKHVLVDPRTKMTNVENVWAAGDLVAHSEQTTIAMGDGMQASIWIHKTLLADK; encoded by the coding sequence ATGTACGATTGCCTAATAGTTGGAGGCGGAATTGCCGGGCTGCAGGCGGCAATTCAACTTGGGCGCTACGATCACGATGTGATGGTACTTGATGCGGGTGATGGACGGTCAGCGATTTGTCAGAGCTATCATAACATCCTCGGCTATCCAGATGGGGTAAGCGGACCTTACTTAAGAGAAATCGGCCGGAAGCAGGCTGCACAATATGGTGTTGAGTTCGTGATTGGAAAGGCTGAGAGTGCCCAAAAGAATGAGGATGGCTTCGAAGTAAAGGCAGAGAGCGGTGACTCATATAAGGCGAAGACTTTGCTGCTGGCTACAGGGGTCATGGATCGGATTCCCCCATTTCCAGAGCTGATGCCAACGCTTGGAATCAGTGTGTATATTTGTCCGGATTGCGATGGCCATGAAGTGAAAGACAAGTCCACAATCGTGATGGGTTCGGGTAATCCTGGTGCGAACATGGCACTGACCTTGAGTTATTTTACAGATAAACTCACATATGTGAATCATGAGAATAAAGAAGTTGATAAGGAAATACGGGACAAATTGAAGGAAAAAGGCATTAAGTATGTTGAAGGGCCGATTGAAAAAGTGCTGGCAGATGGGCCAGATTTCAGGGGAGTTACGCTCGAGAACGGTGAGGAATTGACTTCAGAAAGAGGCTTCATGGCTTTCGGCGGAAATGAAGTGAAATCGCAGCTCGCACAGCAGCTGGGCGTTGATCTTCATAAAAACAAACATGTACTGGTCGATCCGCGGACAAAAATGACAAATGTCGAGAATGTCTGGGCTGCAGGAGATTTAGTCGCTCATTCAGAACAGACAACAATCGCAATGGGAGATGGAATGCAGGCCAGCATATGGATTCATAAGACGCTATTAGCTGATAAATGA
- a CDS encoding PRK06851 family protein — MSGKILNFFAGGNTARGFYSLYESSLQGLSRLFILKGGPGTGKSSLMKKIGNEWREKGYDVQFLHCSSDNKSIDGVLIPELNAGIVDGTAPHVIEPKAPGAVEEYVNLGEAWNSGKLQEHKETILQLSEKISEAFNSAYSLFAEALRIHDEWEKIYIENMDFNKANELTNRLIQQFFGDTSSSEGSGRVYDRFLGAATPVGAVDFVPNLTETVGKRYFIKGRPGSGKSTMLKKLAAEAKSRGYDVEVYHCGFDPHSLDMVIVRELDFAIFDSTAPHEYFPERETDEIIDMYTELITPGTDEKYEAEIKDVGGRYKAKMNEAIASLAHAKELRDQLEAIYIEAMDFAKVDEITSQLQKEIGSLSAN, encoded by the coding sequence ATGTCAGGAAAAATCCTGAACTTCTTTGCAGGCGGCAACACAGCCCGAGGCTTTTACAGTTTATATGAGTCCAGTTTGCAGGGCTTATCCCGGTTATTCATATTGAAGGGCGGACCAGGAACAGGGAAATCATCGCTCATGAAAAAGATCGGCAATGAATGGCGTGAAAAAGGCTATGATGTACAATTCCTGCATTGTTCATCAGATAATAAATCAATTGATGGTGTGCTGATTCCTGAATTGAATGCCGGGATCGTTGACGGAACGGCACCTCATGTCATCGAACCGAAAGCACCTGGAGCGGTAGAAGAGTACGTCAATCTGGGCGAAGCTTGGAATTCAGGCAAGCTTCAGGAGCATAAGGAAACCATCCTGCAGCTTAGTGAAAAAATCAGTGAGGCATTTAATTCTGCTTACAGTCTTTTTGCTGAAGCGTTGAGAATTCATGATGAGTGGGAAAAAATCTACATTGAGAATATGGACTTCAATAAGGCGAACGAGCTGACAAACAGATTAATACAGCAGTTCTTTGGAGACACATCTTCTTCAGAAGGAAGCGGACGGGTGTATGACCGATTCCTTGGTGCCGCCACACCGGTTGGCGCAGTCGATTTCGTTCCCAATCTGACTGAAACAGTCGGCAAGAGGTACTTCATCAAAGGCCGGCCAGGTTCTGGAAAGTCGACCATGCTGAAAAAATTGGCAGCTGAAGCAAAGTCGCGCGGCTATGACGTTGAAGTCTATCATTGCGGTTTTGACCCGCACAGCCTGGACATGGTCATCGTCCGCGAGCTCGACTTCGCGATTTTCGACAGCACCGCGCCACATGAATATTTTCCAGAGAGAGAGACGGATGAAATCATTGATATGTATACAGAGTTGATCACTCCTGGTACGGATGAAAAATACGAAGCAGAGATCAAGGATGTTGGCGGAAGGTATAAGGCGAAGATGAACGAAGCAATTGCTTCACTTGCACATGCAAAAGAACTGCGAGACCAATTGGAGGCTATCTACATCGAAGCCATGGATTTTGCGAAGGTAGACGAAATAACGAGCCAGCTTCAAAAAGAAATCGGAAGTCTAAGTGCCAACTAG
- a CDS encoding FAD-dependent oxidoreductase: protein MNDYTSKLPRFPEPYWRKTAELPTFNKLQEDLKVDVAVIGGGITGLTSAYLLAKAGAKVAVIEAGSILNGTTGHTTAKVTAQHGVIYDELINHHSEEKARLYYQANYDAMQFVKNLVKEEQIDCDLSEEDAYIYTNSEKEMEKLLKEFKAYEKLGVNGSEYVSEIPLPVEAKAGIVMRNQAQFHPLKFLKHLVERFTEMGGQIFENTTAVDMEEGSEPVVTTRDGHKVHCNQMIVSTHYPFYDLKGFYFSRMTPERSYVLAVKTEKEFPGGMFINAEQPTRSLRYADWNGEKIVLFGGDSHKVGHKTNTHQYYEALEAFAHQTFGVKEIPFRWSAQDPVPFDKIPFVGQYSTATDNIYVATGYRKWGMSNGINAAIMLSDQILKKDNPYKEVFDPQRFKADPELRKIISTSTHIAKTLVKGKLEHPSTRATSLDTDEGAAVTINGKRAGAYRDENGQLHVVDTTCTHMGCELEWNNGERTWDCPCHGSRFSYKGDVLEGPAELPLKKVDLE from the coding sequence ATGAACGATTATACTTCAAAGCTGCCACGCTTTCCAGAGCCATACTGGCGAAAAACCGCGGAACTGCCGACATTCAATAAGCTGCAGGAGGATTTGAAGGTCGATGTCGCTGTGATTGGCGGCGGGATTACTGGATTGACCTCTGCCTATTTGCTGGCCAAGGCTGGTGCGAAAGTAGCGGTAATCGAAGCCGGCAGCATTTTGAATGGTACAACCGGGCATACAACCGCAAAAGTGACCGCTCAACATGGCGTCATTTATGATGAGCTGATTAACCATCATAGTGAGGAAAAGGCACGCCTTTACTATCAGGCCAATTATGACGCAATGCAATTTGTCAAAAACCTCGTAAAAGAAGAGCAGATCGACTGTGATTTATCGGAAGAGGATGCTTATATTTATACGAATTCCGAAAAAGAGATGGAAAAGCTTCTGAAGGAATTCAAGGCTTATGAAAAACTTGGTGTGAATGGCAGCGAGTATGTTTCCGAGATTCCCCTGCCTGTGGAAGCAAAAGCGGGAATTGTGATGCGTAACCAGGCACAGTTCCACCCGCTGAAATTTTTAAAGCATCTTGTTGAACGTTTTACAGAAATGGGTGGCCAAATTTTCGAAAATACGACTGCAGTGGATATGGAGGAAGGATCCGAGCCTGTCGTTACAACCCGCGATGGTCACAAGGTGCACTGCAATCAAATGATTGTCAGCACGCATTATCCTTTTTATGATTTAAAAGGGTTCTATTTTTCAAGAATGACTCCGGAGAGATCGTATGTGCTTGCGGTAAAAACCGAGAAGGAATTCCCTGGCGGAATGTTCATCAATGCTGAGCAGCCAACCCGCTCGCTTCGTTATGCTGACTGGAATGGTGAAAAAATCGTCCTATTTGGCGGTGACAGCCATAAAGTTGGGCATAAAACGAATACGCATCAATACTATGAAGCTCTCGAGGCATTTGCCCACCAGACATTCGGTGTAAAGGAAATCCCGTTTAGATGGTCTGCCCAGGATCCTGTTCCTTTTGATAAAATTCCATTTGTCGGCCAATACTCAACGGCTACAGACAATATTTATGTCGCGACTGGATATAGAAAATGGGGAATGTCAAACGGAATCAATGCCGCCATCATGTTGAGCGACCAGATCTTGAAGAAGGATAATCCTTATAAAGAAGTATTTGATCCCCAGAGATTCAAAGCGGATCCTGAACTGCGTAAGATCATATCAACGAGTACGCACATTGCTAAAACTCTGGTTAAAGGAAAGCTGGAACACCCATCTACCCGAGCGACATCACTTGATACCGATGAGGGCGCAGCAGTGACTATCAATGGCAAACGCGCTGGCGCGTACCGCGATGAAAACGGTCAGTTGCACGTGGTCGATACAACCTGTACCCATATGGGATGCGAGCTCGAGTGGAACAACGGCGAACGCACATGGGACTGCCCATGTCACGGATCCCGTTTCTCCTACAAAGGTGATGTCCTTGAAGGTCCTGCTGAATTGCCATTGAAAAAAGTTGATCTTGAGTAA